Genomic window (Candidatus Binatia bacterium):
CGGGTGATCATCCGGGCGGCGCGTGTGGGCTCGTATCGGGTCGTGGTCGGAGCCGCGGACGCTTCCGGCGAGATCACGGATACGTTCCTGGTGACCATTGAGGATCACGCGATCCACCATGCTCCCCGGTTCGAATCCATCTCGAACCTCACCGTGGATCAGGGCGCGAGGGCGAGCGAAACGCTCGTAGCGACGGACGCCGACGGCGACGATCTTCGAATCGAGCTCGTTCGCGGCCCGCGCTATGTCGGGCTCGGTTCGCCGCGGTACACGCCGGGGAGGGCGGAGCGCGACATCGGCGCAACCCCGGGAGGCATGGACGTGAGCGGCACGGCGCTCGTCCGGTGCACCGATGGGCTTATCGAAACCCAGGACTCGCTGCAGGTGGTCGTCAACGACGTCAACTTCGCTCCGAGGTTCGAGTGGCGTCCCAGCTCGGAATCGTGCGCGGCGCAGGGCGAGAACGGCTGGGTCGACCTTCCGTTCTTCGATGCCGACGGGGACTCCATGGCCCTGAGTACGGAGGGCCTTCCGCCGTGGGCTCGCGCGGAATGCTTCACGTTTCCCCGCATTCCGTTGGGCTACGTGTCCCTGTATCTGCAGCCGCAGCGTGCGGACAGCCTGGGCCGATATCCGGTACGGGTGCGGATCCTCGACCCGGCCGGTCGGTCTGCCGAAGCCTCCGTAACGATCGTGCTGGAGCCGCCTGGAAGTTGCGGCGGAAATGAGCCTCCGGTCTGTCCGATCTGCGCATCGTCCCCGTTGCCACCGACCGCGGTGGTGGGGGGCCCCTACAAGGGCGTGGCCGGAGTCCCGATTTCGTTCGACGGCAGGCAGTCGCATTCGGACGGCGCGATCCAATACCGCTGGGATTTCGGAGACGGTGCGAAGGCATCAGGTCCCAACCCCACCCATGTGTACTCGAGCGGCGGGGACTTCCGTGTCCTGTTGAGTGTTTGGAATCCGGGAGGCGTGAGCAGCGATTCGGCTCTGGTTCGGGTGGCCGCCGGGTACCCGGTGCGTGCCTTCCTGAGCCCGGCGGGCCGGCCGCTCGTGTCCGTTGCCGGCAACGAGCGATTCCCCGTCTTCGTCGAATCCCCCGAGAGCACGTATACCGCGCAGGAGATCGATCCGGCCTCCATCGTCGTCGGACGATCCGAGACGTTCCCGGGAGCAGGTGTCGTGAACGGGCGCGACGCCCGTCTGGGTGATTCGGACAAGAACGGCGTGCCGGATCTCGAAGTCGCCTTGTCGGGCGATGCGCTGCGCTCCTTGGTCGCATCCGCAAGCGGGAGGAGCGAACTGGACCTGAACGTCGAGGGACGGCTCACGGGCGGGGGTCACCTGGTTGGCAGCCTGCGGCTGACCGCTCTGGGGACGCCGGCGAAGTCCGGTCGCGCGGTCGTCGGGCCCAACCCGATGAATCCCGCGGGCACGTTCTACTTCGACGTGCCCCGGAGCGGGCCTGTGAGCGTTCGAATCTACGAGGTGGGCGGGCGGCTCGTGCGCACCCTGGTGGATGCCACCGTGCCGGCCGGTCCGATGACGGTTTCGTTCAACGGCCGCGACGGGAAGGGACGGGAGCTGGCGACCGGGATCTACTTCTATCGTATCGAAACAACGGGAGGGCGCCAGGTAGGACGGATTTCACTTCTCAAGTGAGATAAGGCGGCCCCGAACGGCAGAGGGTCAGCGCTCCCAGACGGGAGCCCAGTCGTCGGTGCGGATCAGGGTGCCGGCGACGATGCCGAGCACCAATCCTGAGCCGGCGCCGGCCGCCCCGTAGATGACCGTGGCGACCCATTGATCCCGGCCATTCTCCTCGGAGGTGCTGATCAGCGCTCCGATGCCGGCGCCCAGGACCAGCCCCAGGAACGCTCCGGCGAGCGTGTGGCCGTGACTGCCGGAGCGGCGGTCGAGACCCTCGATCGCCTTGAACTCCAGACGGGATTCGTGACGCAGCCGCCTGTCAGATGCGAGATACAGCGTCTCCGGCGTGGCCGCGAGGAAGCGGGCGCGGAAGGAATCGTCGGAGCGCAGTCGGACGCGGATGGGATCGCCGCGCTGGAGGTCCATGAACGGGGAAGAGGTTCGGAGCACGGTCTCCGGGTCCTCGGCCCGTGCGAGGGTCGCGAGACCACAAAAGAGAACGAGCCCCAATCCGGCGCAGATCAGGGCTCGCGTCCAAACGAATATGGGCACCGCTACCGGGCGACCTTGACGGGATACGCCTCCAGCGCGCCCTTGAGGATTTCCATCGCCTTCCGCAGCGCGCCCTCCTCGAGCACGTACGCGAAGCGGATCTCGTTCTTGCCCCGGCCGGGCGTGGCGTAGAAGCCGTCGCCGGGCGCGACCATGACGGTCGCCTTGTCCTTCCGGTAATTCTGAAGTAACCAGATCACGAACTCCTCGGCGTCCGGAACGGGGAGCTCGGCCATCAGGTAGAAGGCGCCCTCGGGCTTGCGCGCGAACGCGCCGGGGATGTGCGACAGCCCCTCCATCACCAGGTCGCGGCGCTTCTTGAACTCGGCCACGACGCCGTCCGTGTAGGACTTCGGCACCTGGTCGATCACGGCGGCGGCGTACTGCCCGATGCTCGGCGGGGACAGGCGCGCCTGCGCGAACTTCAAGCAGGCGTCGCGCACGCCGGCATTCTTGGAGACCAGCGTCCCCACGCGGGCCCCGCACATGTTGAGCCGCTTGGAGATCGAATCCACCAGCACCACGCGTTCCGCGGCCTTGGCGCGCGTCATCGGCGACTCGTGCCGGGCGCCGTCGTAGATGAACTCGCGATAGGCCTCGTCGGTGATGATCCAGAGGTCGTGCTTCATCGCGAGGTCGACGATGGCGTCGATCTCGGCCGCGGTGTAGGCCGTGCCGGTCGGGTTCGACGGCGCGCAGATCAGGATGCCGCGGGTCTTGGGCCCGATGGCCCGCTCGATCGCCTCGACCGGCGGCAGGTGGTAGCCGGTGCGGCCGTCGCAGGGGATCGGCTTCACGCCGACGCCTGCGACCAGCGCCATGGTCGCGTAGTTCGTGTAGAACGGCTCGAAGACGATGCACTCTTCACCCGGCTCGAAGAGCGCCCAGAACGCGAACTGGAGCGCCTCACTCCCGCCCACGGTGGTAAGCACCTCGGCCGGGGAGACGTCGAGTCCGACGCTCTTGTAGTAGCGCGACATCCCTTCGCGGAATTCGGGAATGCCGGGCGACGGTGCGTACGGCACGTACTTCCCGGGGTAGTTCCGGATCCGCTCCATCACGATCTCCGGCGTGGGGAGATCGGGCTGGCCGATGTTCAGCTGGTAGACTTTCACGCCCTGGCGCGTGGCCTCCTCCGCGTACGGCGCGAGCCGCCGGATGGGGGAAGCCTGCGCGTCGCGGCCCCGTGTCGAAATCTTCATGTCCGCCCTCCTCGTTTCGTCCGCCCAGCGCCCGCGCGCGCCTTGGTCTTGGTTCGCTTGCTCTTGGACCGTTCGCCGGCCGCGCCGCCGGCCCCTTCGAGGATCGCGGCGATCAGCGCCGCCGTCTGCTCCAGATCGGTCGCGTGGACCAGCGATCCGACGCCTCCCGTCCGTCGCGCGGGGATCGCGATGACCGCGGTCGGGACGCCGCTCCGGGCCGCGCGCACGGCGCGGGCGTCGCTTCCCTCCCCCTCGCGGATCAGGTACTGGAGCGGGACGCGCGCGGCGCGCGCCGCCTTGCGGACCCGCTCCAGCATCTCCGGGTGCGCCAGGAATCCCTGCTCCTTGAGCGTGACGCAGGGTCCCTTGCCGAGCGAGAAGCCGCTGGTCTCCTTGGGCTCACCCAGGTGCGCCACGTCCACGACGACCGCCATCTCGGGGTCGATCCCGAAGGTGCCGGTCGTGGCGCCGCGGGCGCCCAGGTCCGATTGCGCCGTGAAGACCGCATGCACATCGTAACGCACCCGCCGGGCGCGCGTGAGGGCGTGGACCAGCGCGGCGCAGCCGGCACGGTCGTCGAGGTTGGCCGAGCACCAGTAGTCGCCGAGGCGCGCTGGCCGGTCGTCGATGGCGGCCACGTCGCCCACGTCGAGCGGGCGGCTCCCATTCGCGCGCGTCGCGCGACGCCCGGCGGCCCTGCCGACTCCGGTCTCGACCAGAAGCTGGTCCATCTCGGGGTCGGCGCCCTCCTTCCGGTCCCAGCTCACGATCGCGGCGCGGCCGTCCTCGAAGCGGAGCGGCGCGCCCACCAGCTCGGCCGGCCTCCGGCCGCCCAGGATCGACAGGCGCGCCTGTCCCGTCTCGCCGTCGAGCCTCGTGACGATGATCCCGGGCGCGTCCATGTGCGCGGCGAGCAGGAGCCGCGGCCCCTCGCCGGCGCGGTGCAGATGCAGATTCCCGATCGCGTCCTCCTCCCACGTTCCGGCGCCGCGCAACAGGCGCCGCAGCACGGAGCGGACCGCGGACTCACGGCCCGGAGGTCCATAGGCGGCGAGCAGCGGCTGGAGCAGGGAATCCAGGGCCGCGGCGGATTTCAGGGAAGCGGGGCTCATGATTCCGACCACTCCTTTCCGATCGCGCGCAGGGCGTGCCAGACGAGCTCCACCGTGCGCCGGGCGTCGCGCACGTCGAGGTATGCGGCGGGCGCATGGATGTAACGGCAGGGAACCGAGACGACCGCCGAGGGAACGCCGGCCCCGGAGAGCGCGATCCTTCCCGCGTCGGTGCCGCCGATGCCGGGCCGCTTCCACTGGGTCGGGATGCGCCGCTCCGCCGCCGTGCGGCGAAGCAGGTCGACCAGCCGCGCGTCGGCCATGAGGCTCCGGTCGTGCACGGTCAGCGTGGGTCCACCCCCCATGCGCGGGGCGCTCTCCTCGGGGCCGGCGCCGGGCGTCTCGCCGGACGCGGTGCCTTCGAGCACGATCGCCAAGTCGGGCGCGACCCGGCGCGCCGCGGCCGTGGCGCCGCGCAGGCCGACCTCCTCCTGGACCGACCAGACCGCGGTCACCGGGACCGGGGGCCGCTCCTGGACCAGGCTCGCGAGCACCGCGCACCCCGCGCGGTCGTCGAAGGCCTTCCCCTTGCGAACCGACCCCCAGGCCTCGTAGGTGGTGTCGAACACGGCGGTGTCGCCGATCGCGACGTGCCGCATCGCGTCCTCGCGCGACGAGGCGCCGATGTCGATGTAGAGGTCGTCGGCCGCGATGACCTTGTCCTCCTCGGTATGCGACACCAGATGGGGGGGCAGGATTCCGGTCACGCCGCGAACGCCGGCGCCGCCCACCCGGAACACCTGTCCCACGAGGACGCGCGGGTCGATGCCGCCCGCGCGCCGGAAGCGGAGGCGGCCTTCCTTCTCGATGGCGGTGATCATGAAGCCCACTTCGTCCATGTGGGCGCAGAGCATCACGTGGGGAAGACGTCCCTTCCGGGCCGAGCCGTTCGTCCGCGCGTTTCCGTTCCGGACGCCGGCGCCCTCGACCCCGATGCGCGCGACGAGGCTGCCCATCGCGTCCACCTCGAGCGTGTCCACCCGGTCGCGCACGGCGGCCGCGACGATCTCGCGCACGCGATGCTCGTCGCCGCTCACGCCGGCCGCGTTGGAGAGCGATTCCAGGAAGTCCTCGCGGAAGGCCGGGGCCGCGCCGCGAGCGCCGTTCGCGCTCACTTGAGCACCTCGGTCACGCTCCAGTCGGACGCCAATCCGGCGACGTAGCCGGCGAGGAGACGCGCGCACGCGTCCACATCGCGAGGCTCCACCGTCTCGACGCCGCTGTGCATGTAGCGGCAGGGAATGCCGAGCACCGCGGTGGGGATCCCCTCCCGCGCGATCTGGATGTCCATGGCGTCGGTGCCCGACGAGGCGGGATAGGCCTCGACGTGATAGGGGATCTTGAGCGAGCGCGCCGTGGCGCGGAGCCCCTCGAAGACGCGAGGATGCACGTTCGAGCCCACGGTGAGGCCGGGGCCGCCGCCGAGCGGGATCGTGTCCGCCTCGCGGGCGCCGAGCATGTCGCCGTGGCTCACGTCGATCGCGATGCCGAGCCTCGGGTCCACGCGCTCGGTCGCGGTGCGGGCGCCCAGGAACACGGTGCCGAACTCCTCTTCGATGGTGGCCACGCCGACCACGTCCCATTCCGGGCGGCGGTCGCGCAGCAGCTCGAGCGTCCGGATCACGACGACGACGCCCGCGCGGTCGTCCATGCCGGGGGAAGCGATCCTCCCGTTCAGGAGATCCACGGGCGGCTGGCGCAGCGTGACCATGGTGCCGATCGGGACGCGCCGCCGCACCTCGGCCTCGGGGCGTCCCGTATCCAGGTAGAGCTCGTGCAGCGGCACCACCTTCTCCGACTCGCCGCGCGCCTGGAGATGGGGCGGCTTGGTTCCGAAGAGCGCCGGCATCGGCGGCTTGGAGTGCACCATCACCTCCTTGCCGGGCAGCGTGCGCGGATCGAAGCCGCCGACCGAGGTGACGCGGAGAAAACCCCCCTTCTCGATCCGCTTCACGAGGAACCCGATCCGGTCCATGTGGGCGGCGAGAAGCGCGCGCGGCCGCGGCGTTTCGCCCGTGCCGTCGATCCACCCGTAGACGTTCCCGATCGGATCGCGCGTCACGCGATCGGCGAACTGGCCGAAGACGCGCGCGATCTCCGGGGCGGCGGCGTGCTCGTGTCCGGGAACGCCGGGGAGCGACGTGATGTGCCGGAGCCAGTCGGCCGTGGATCCGTGGCGCACATCGATCGCGGTGGGCATAGAAGCCAGAATTTAGTCCACCCCTCCCATGCAGGCAACGTAAACTCCGCGCCCACATGGACCGTCTGCGGATCGCCGTGGCGCTCCCGCATCTCGGGGTCTACGGCGGCGTCCGCCGTTTCCTCGAGCTGGGCCGGGTCTGGTCGGAGCGGGGGCACGAGGTCGCCCTGGCCACGCCCCCCGGCGCGCGGGAGGCCGCCCCGTGGCTTCCGTTTCCGGGCCGCGTCACCTCGCTGGAGGCGCTGCCGGCCGAGCGCTGGGACGTCCTCCTCTCGCCCGACCCGCGGCTCTTTCAGGAAGTCCGGCTACCGGGCGCCTTGCGCGTCTTCTACGCGGTGCTCGAATGGGCGCCCGGCGCGATCCACGCGTGGCGTGGCGCCGACCTCGTGCTCGCCAATTCCGAGGGGATGGCGCGCCACCTCCGCCGCAGGCGCGTCCGCGCCGTGCACGCGCCGGGGGGCGTGAACTTCGCGACGTTCCATCCTCCCGCGGAGGATCCGCGACCGAGGGGTCCCGTGGACGAGCCGGTGCGGGCGCTGGTCTACGGGAGGCTCTCGCGGCGGCGCAAGGGGACGCTGGCCGCGGCGCAGGCCGTGGACCGCGCGGCGCGGCGGACCGGCGTGCGCGTGTCGCTCACGCTCTTCGACGCGCCCCCCTCGGGAGCCGCCCCGCCGAGCGAGCCGCTGCCGATTTCGGTGCCGCACCGCTGGGTCCTCCACCCCTCCCAGGAGACGCTGGTCGCGCTGTACGGCGAGGCCGATCTCTTCGTGAGCGCGGAGCGCCGCGCGGGGTGGTGCAACACGGCGGCGGAAGCGATGGCCTGCGGCGCGGCGGTGGTCTGCACGCGGAGCGGCACGCTCGACTTCGCGCGACACGGCGACACGGCTCTCGTCTCGCGATTTCCGTGGAGCTGGACGCTGGCGCGTCACGCCGAGGCCCTGCTGCGCGATCCGGAGCGGCGCGGGGCGATCGCCGCGCGCGGGCGGGCGCGCATCGCGGAGTTTCCCTGGGAGCGCACCGCGGCGATCATCGAGACGGCGATTCTGGACCGCCTGGGCACCGGCCGCGGACATCGTGACGGAGCCCCGGAGGAGGGACGATGAGCGTCGGACGACGGCTGGCGATGGGATCGGGGATGGCGGTCGTGATCCTCTCGGCCTATCCGAGGCGTCTCGCGGCGGAGCGCGCCGCCCGCGCCCTCGTGCGCGAAGGCCTCCTTGCCTGTGCCACGGTGACGCCCGGGGCGCGCGCCTTCTATCGCTGGAAGGGGAAGGACCGAGCCGCATCGACCACGCTCCTCTGGGGAAAGACGACCCGCGCCAAGGCAAGTGCCGCGGTGCGCGCCATCCACGAGAGTCATCCCGACGAGGTGCCGGAGATCCTGATCCTTCCGGTCGTGGGCGGACACGAACCCTACCTCGCCTGGGTTGAGAGCGAGGTGAAGGGGCCATGACCCCCGCGCGCAGGCCGCCTCCCGCCCGCCCGGTTCGACGCGGGCGCGACGAGGCCGGAGAGCTTCTCTTCCACAACGGACGCCTCGTCGACGCGCGACGTGCCGCCCGGCTTCCCGCGCCCGGACACGCGCGTCCGCTCCCGCGCGGCGGCGGAGAAGCCGTCTGGGTGCGGGGCGGCAGGATCGAGGCGGTCGGAACCTACGGCGCGCTCCGACGGCGCGCGGGCCGCTCGGCGCGCGGCATCGATCTCCGGGGCGGCACGCTCACTCCCGGCTTCACCGACGCCCACATCCATCTCATCACCTGGCGGCGCGCGCTGGACGAGCCGTGGCTGGAGGCGCAGACGCCCGAGGCGGTCGAGCGGGCGGTGGCGGCGCGCCTCGCCGAGGCCGGGGCACAGGAATGGATCCTGGTGCGCGGCTGGGTGCCTCGGGAGTGGCCCGCGGAGCGCCGGCGGCGCGCGATGCTCGACCGGCTCGCGCCCGGCCGCCCGCTCGTGCTCCAGGCGGTGGACGGGCACTCGGTCTGGGCGAATGGGGAGGCGCTGACCCGCGCCGGGATCGACGGAAGCACGCCCGATCCCTCCGGCGGGCGGATCGAGCGGGACGCCTCGGGAGGTCTCACCGGCATCCTCGTCGAGGCCGCCGACCGCCCGGTGCGCTCGGCGGTCGTGCATGGAGAGGACCCGGCCGTGACGCTGGGGCGGGCCCTGGCGCGCGCCCGCGCGCTCGGCATCACCAGCGCGCACGACTTCGACCGCTCGGCCACCTGGCGCGCGGCCCAGGATCTGGAGCGCAAGGGTTCGCTCGGGTTCCGGCTCCTGCTTTCGATCCCGCTCATCGCGCTCGACCAGGCGCTCGCGCTGGGTCTCCGGAGCGGCTTCGGGACCGAGCGCCTCCGGATCGGTCCCGTGAAGATGTTCGCCGACGGAACGCTGGGGTCGGCGACGGCGCTCCTCGAGGCGCCCTACGAGGGGTCGACCGATGCGGGGATCGAGGTCACCGATGCCGGCGCGCTGGCCGAGGGCTGCCGGCGGGCCGCCGAGGGCGGCCTCTCCGTCGCCATTCACGCGATCGGAGACCGGGCGGTCCGGCACGCGCTGGACGCCATCGAGACTCCCCTGAACGCCGGCCTCAGCTACCCGCTGCCGCCCCGGATCGAGCACGTCCAGCTCTTGCGATTCGAAGATCTTTCGAGATTTCGTTCCAGCGGTACTCTAGCTTCGGTCCAGCCCATCCACCAGGTGACCGACCGCACCGTCGCACGCGCCAAGTGGGGTGAGCGGACCGGACGTTCGTATGCCTACCGAGCGCTTCTCGGCGCCGGCGCCCCGCTCCTCTTCGGCTCGGACGCGCCGTTCGACCGCGCGGGGCCGCTGCTCGCGATCCAGGCCGCGCTCTCGCGGCGCGAGGCGGGGGAGGCGGACGCGATGTCGTATCATCCGGAGCAGCGGCTCCGGCTGACCCAGGCGCTCCGCGCGCACCTCGAGTCGTCGCACCTGGCCGCGGGGTGGGCGACGCCGCTCGGGAGGATCGAGGCCGGCTACGGAGCCGACCTGGTCCGTTTCGACCAGGATTTATGGTCCGTTCCGACCGATTCCTGGCACCAGGCGAGGGTCACCGGTGTTTGGGTGGGCGGAAGGCCGGAACCTATCGAAAAAATGTAGTTTTACGCGTCTCTCTTCTTGTCCCGGGACATCGTGCGCTGGTAGAATGTTTCTCGCGTCTCCCACCAGTCGTCGTCTCGCCGGGCGGACTCATCCGAAGGCCGCTCTTGAATGAAAACTGAACGTCTCGTCGGGCTCATCTCAGCGCTGCTTCTCGTCGTCGTCGCCGCACGTCCCGCTGCCGCGCAGTACTACGCCTTCGGCAAGAACAAGGTGCAGTACGAATCCTTCCAGTGGCACACGCTCCAGGGCGCCCACGTCGAGATCTACTACTACCCGGAGGAAGAGCCGCTCGCCCGGCTCGCTCTGGTGCTGGCCGAGCAGAGCTACGAGGACCTGACGAAGAAGTTCCAGCACGAGGTCGACCGGCCCGTGCCGATGATCGTCTTCGCCTCCCACCACCACTTCGAGCAGAACAACGTAAGTCCTTTCGTCATGCCCGAAGGCGTCCAGGGCTTCACGGAATACCTGAAGGGCCGCGTGGTCCTGCCCTACACCGGCTCCTACGCCGAATTCCGGCACGTGATCCATCACGAGATGGTGCACGTCTTCCAGTTCTCGATTCTCGACGAGGTCTACAAGAAGCACCGGAAGAGCACCTACCTCGTCCCGCCGCTCTGGTTCTCGGAGGGGCTCGCCGAGTACTGGTCGACCGAGTGGGACGCGCAGGGGACGATGGTCCTCTCCGACATGGTCCTCGAGGGACAGCTTCCGACGATCAACGAGCTCTGGCGCTACAACGGCACCTTCACGATCTACAAGCTGGGACAGTCGATCTGCCAGTACATCGGGGAGACGTACGGGCAGGACGCGCTTCGCCGCCTCTACACCGACGCCTACAAGGACGACCGCTTCGAGAAGCTGATCGGCCGGGTCACTGGCACTTCGGTGCAGAAGGTCTCCGAAGACTGGATCTACGCGATGAAGCGCCGCTACTACCCCGAGGTGAAGGATCACGTCTCGCTCGCTTCGGCCGCCGAGGAGCGCGCCGTCTCGCAGGGGGTCAACCTCAAGCCGGTGGCGGTGCCCGACTCGACGATCCTGGGCGGCTACCGCTACCTCTTCATGTCCGCCCGGAGCGGCTACACGAACATCTACTCGGCTTCGTGGAAGGGGCGCGAGCGCGACGTGAAGTCGGTCGTGCGCGGCCAGCGGACGGCGCAGTTCGAGTCGTTCCACCCCTTCCAGAGCCGGATCGACGCCAACCGGAAGGGCGAGCTGGCCTTCGTCTCCAAGTGGAACGAGGGGGACGCCCTCTTCGTGATGGATCTCGCCACGAAGAAGGTGACGATCAAGAAGCGCTTCGAGGGACTGACGACGCTGGCCTCGCCCGCGTGGTCGCCCGACGGCTCCGCCATCGCGTTCGCCGGGATCACGCCCTCGGGACAATCCGATCTGTATCTCTTCCGTCCGGCCACGGGCGAGCTGCAGCGGCTGACCCATGACGATTACGCCGACGCCGACCCCACCTGGTCGCCCGACGGCAAGACGATCGCGTTCGCCTCGGACCGCACCCGCTACGGCAAGGACGGGCACCAGAACCTGTTCCTCCTCGACGTGGCGAGCGGCGGCGTCCGCTACCTGACCTGCGGCCCCTGGATCGACCAGTCGCCGCGGTGGTCGCCCGACGGGAAGCGGATCGCGTTCGCGTCCGACCGCGACGGCGGCTTCAACCTGTACGCCGTCGACCCGCAGGGAAACGGCGCGCGCCTGACGAAGCTCCTCGGCACCGCGCTCGACCCGGCGTGGACGCCCGACGGCCGTTCGCTTCTCTTCACCGGCTTCCGGAAGCAGGGATTCGGGATCTACCAGCTCCCGGTCGAACCTGCCGCCCTTCCGGGCCCGTCCGCTCCGACGGCGTCGGCGCGCCCCTCGGCCCCGGGGACGTCCGCGAGCCTCGCTCCGGGCGCCATGGTGGCCGCCAATCCCGCTCCCGCGGCCTCCGGCGGCACGGATGCCTCGGCCAAGGCGGATCCCAAGTCCGCGGCCTCTGACGATCCAAAGCCCGCGGTCTCCGCCGACCCGAAGCCCGCGGCCGTGGCGGCCACGACGCCGGCCGCGCCGGCCGATTCCTTCCAGCTCGTGATGGAATCCGCCCCGCCGCAGTGGGGCTGGGACGAGACGCTGGCCCAGGCGACGCAGAAGCCCTCGACCTACGAGCCGCACTACGGGCTGGACCTGGTTTCGGGCGGCCTCTCCTTCACGCCCAGCGAGAACGGCGGCGAAGGGTTCGTGGGAGCCTTCAGCGACCTCCTCGGCAACCGCACCTTCGTCTTCCAGGTGGGGAACACGGCGGAGACGGCGGGGGACATCCTCTCGCGCATGAACGCGGGGGCCTGGTACATCAACCGCCAGCACCGCTGGAACTACGGCGTCGGGATCTTCCACCTCGCCGCCAACTACCGCGACGCCCTCGATCTCGACTACTTCGAGCGGAGGGCCGGCGGCTCGCTGGTCGCCTCCTATCCCTTCTCCCGGTTCAGCCGGGTCGAAGGGACGGCCGAAGCGTTCTACGATCAGAAGGAGCGCGAGGACGGCTCGATGCGCGAAGGGTTCCTCACGAGCCACTCGATCTCGCTCATCCGCGACAACACCCTCTGGTTCGCGACCGGCCCGCGCGACGGCTCCCGCTACAACCTGACCGGCTCGCTCACCACCAACTGGCGCACCGGCCACGCCGAGAACCTGACGCTGAGCGCAGACTACCGGCGCTACCTGCGCGTGAGCCAGTGGACGACGCTGGCGATGCGGGTGCAGGGGCGGGAATCGAACGGGGCCGACCCCGAGCGCTTCGTGATGGGCGGCACGCATTCGCTCCGCGGCTACGGCCGGCGCAGCATCTTCGGAACGAGGATGTACCTGGCCAATCTGGAGTACCGGTTCCCCCTCTTCGATCGCCTCGTGCTGGGGGCTCCGATCCGCGGCCTCGAGCTGCCGGGCGTGGAGGGCGCCGTGTTCGCCGACGCCGGGAACGCGTGGGAGAAGTTCGAGCCGTTCCCGAGCCCGAAGGGCTCCATGGGTTTGAGCCTTCGCATGAGCCTGGGCGGGTATATGGTTCTTCGCTATGACCTCGCCCGCCGCACCGATTTCAAGACCGTCCGACCGGGTTGGGAGAAGGAGTTCTATCTCGGGTTCGACTTCTGACCCGCGCGCGGCCCAGGGAAGGGCGTCCCG
Coding sequences:
- a CDS encoding PKD domain-containing protein, with translation RVIIRAARVGSYRVVVGAADASGEITDTFLVTIEDHAIHHAPRFESISNLTVDQGARASETLVATDADGDDLRIELVRGPRYVGLGSPRYTPGRAERDIGATPGGMDVSGTALVRCTDGLIETQDSLQVVVNDVNFAPRFEWRPSSESCAAQGENGWVDLPFFDADGDSMALSTEGLPPWARAECFTFPRIPLGYVSLYLQPQRADSLGRYPVRVRILDPAGRSAEASVTIVLEPPGSCGGNEPPVCPICASSPLPPTAVVGGPYKGVAGVPISFDGRQSHSDGAIQYRWDFGDGAKASGPNPTHVYSSGGDFRVLLSVWNPGGVSSDSALVRVAAGYPVRAFLSPAGRPLVSVAGNERFPVFVESPESTYTAQEIDPASIVVGRSETFPGAGVVNGRDARLGDSDKNGVPDLEVALSGDALRSLVASASGRSELDLNVEGRLTGGGHLVGSLRLTALGTPAKSGRAVVGPNPMNPAGTFYFDVPRSGPVSVRIYEVGGRLVRTLVDATVPAGPMTVSFNGRDGKGRELATGIYFYRIETTGGRQVGRISLLK
- a CDS encoding M20/M25/M40 family metallo-hydrolase, which gives rise to MSANGARGAAPAFREDFLESLSNAAGVSGDEHRVREIVAAAVRDRVDTLEVDAMGSLVARIGVEGAGVRNGNARTNGSARKGRLPHVMLCAHMDEVGFMITAIEKEGRLRFRRAGGIDPRVLVGQVFRVGGAGVRGVTGILPPHLVSHTEEDKVIAADDLYIDIGASSREDAMRHVAIGDTAVFDTTYEAWGSVRKGKAFDDRAGCAVLASLVQERPPVPVTAVWSVQEEVGLRGATAAARRVAPDLAIVLEGTASGETPGAGPEESAPRMGGGPTLTVHDRSLMADARLVDLLRRTAAERRIPTQWKRPGIGGTDAGRIALSGAGVPSAVVSVPCRYIHAPAAYLDVRDARRTVELVWHALRAIGKEWSES
- a CDS encoding M42 family peptidase; the protein is MPTAIDVRHGSTADWLRHITSLPGVPGHEHAAAPEIARVFGQFADRVTRDPIGNVYGWIDGTGETPRPRALLAAHMDRIGFLVKRIEKGGFLRVTSVGGFDPRTLPGKEVMVHSKPPMPALFGTKPPHLQARGESEKVVPLHELYLDTGRPEAEVRRRVPIGTMVTLRQPPVDLLNGRIASPGMDDRAGVVVVIRTLELLRDRRPEWDVVGVATIEEEFGTVFLGARTATERVDPRLGIAIDVSHGDMLGAREADTIPLGGGPGLTVGSNVHPRVFEGLRATARSLKIPYHVEAYPASSGTDAMDIQIAREGIPTAVLGIPCRYMHSGVETVEPRDVDACARLLAGYVAGLASDWSVTEVLK
- the cutA gene encoding divalent-cation tolerance protein CutA, producing the protein MSVGRRLAMGSGMAVVILSAYPRRLAAERAARALVREGLLACATVTPGARAFYRWKGKDRAASTTLLWGKTTRAKASAAVRAIHESHPDEVPEILILPVVGGHEPYLAWVESEVKGP
- a CDS encoding glycosyltransferase — translated: MDRLRIAVALPHLGVYGGVRRFLELGRVWSERGHEVALATPPGAREAAPWLPFPGRVTSLEALPAERWDVLLSPDPRLFQEVRLPGALRVFYAVLEWAPGAIHAWRGADLVLANSEGMARHLRRRRVRAVHAPGGVNFATFHPPAEDPRPRGPVDEPVRALVYGRLSRRRKGTLAAAQAVDRAARRTGVRVSLTLFDAPPSGAAPPSEPLPISVPHRWVLHPSQETLVALYGEADLFVSAERRAGWCNTAAEAMACGAAVVCTRSGTLDFARHGDTALVSRFPWSWTLARHAEALLRDPERRGAIAARGRARIAEFPWERTAAIIETAILDRLGTGRGHRDGAPEEGR
- a CDS encoding pyridoxal phosphate-dependent aminotransferase translates to MKISTRGRDAQASPIRRLAPYAEEATRQGVKVYQLNIGQPDLPTPEIVMERIRNYPGKYVPYAPSPGIPEFREGMSRYYKSVGLDVSPAEVLTTVGGSEALQFAFWALFEPGEECIVFEPFYTNYATMALVAGVGVKPIPCDGRTGYHLPPVEAIERAIGPKTRGILICAPSNPTGTAYTAAEIDAIVDLAMKHDLWIITDEAYREFIYDGARHESPMTRAKAAERVVLVDSISKRLNMCGARVGTLVSKNAGVRDACLKFAQARLSPPSIGQYAAAVIDQVPKSYTDGVVAEFKKRRDLVMEGLSHIPGAFARKPEGAFYLMAELPVPDAEEFVIWLLQNYRKDKATVMVAPGDGFYATPGRGKNEIRFAYVLEEGALRKAMEILKGALEAYPVKVAR
- a CDS encoding amidohydrolase, with amino-acid sequence MTPARRPPPARPVRRGRDEAGELLFHNGRLVDARRAARLPAPGHARPLPRGGGEAVWVRGGRIEAVGTYGALRRRAGRSARGIDLRGGTLTPGFTDAHIHLITWRRALDEPWLEAQTPEAVERAVAARLAEAGAQEWILVRGWVPREWPAERRRRAMLDRLAPGRPLVLQAVDGHSVWANGEALTRAGIDGSTPDPSGGRIERDASGGLTGILVEAADRPVRSAVVHGEDPAVTLGRALARARALGITSAHDFDRSATWRAAQDLERKGSLGFRLLLSIPLIALDQALALGLRSGFGTERLRIGPVKMFADGTLGSATALLEAPYEGSTDAGIEVTDAGALAEGCRRAAEGGLSVAIHAIGDRAVRHALDAIETPLNAGLSYPLPPRIEHVQLLRFEDLSRFRSSGTLASVQPIHQVTDRTVARAKWGERTGRSYAYRALLGAGAPLLFGSDAPFDRAGPLLAIQAALSRREAGEADAMSYHPEQRLRLTQALRAHLESSHLAAGWATPLGRIEAGYGADLVRFDQDLWSVPTDSWHQARVTGVWVGGRPEPIEKM